One genomic window of Amphiura filiformis chromosome 3, Afil_fr2py, whole genome shotgun sequence includes the following:
- the LOC140147204 gene encoding hepatocyte growth factor receptor-like, which produces MICSFCLNVRNYMKKKNNVTMILNVHSTETGVKFVSTKYDFYECDNHKMCVACTNSSWACDWCIYSNICTHDNSTCSEDGPASIIGGVNNPSSGPDDGFEFCPQLAPQTKDVLVAVGVERLIEVTIYNLPPDKVNDYGCILNVEGKEQETSASRAGNLITCGAKAYSYDQEVNMLDVRLTLVWNMNGDDDRKVDDYMDLMTWLYFAAVALYKCEVGRPDCSRCLSNITTMPELGCGWCQTDRICSVRDSSECTGTWIPPNTNMNCPSPMLTGVSPPSGPFEGDTIIAVSGTDLGQKFADILSVEVGGAACSTEGLEDIYMTGSSVGCRTMAGETDAEAEIVVKVMGSDGTPQYSTGEVIFTYRDPSISSFEPAEGPADGGTLVNIEGMYLDAGYKITGMIGPNNCIVDKNTITETSATCRTGKGTAGESHTVKMYFDGAERESEDTFTFRPNPQVFDVQPRASIQSGGRKVTVTGANLRLAQDPVMIVYSEDTNFTDSCDVMNDTIMHCKTPKTDVKYQELMMRTSNRKKRAAEEPTKLEFGFLIGDVQSLQDWSSKNNVTLDIYVDPTYEKFKANPDKYNGSILILMGQNLDYASSKEDVKVYVGREEGHVQSLDETTLTCKIPETDPGAGDFKGNQTEQGYPYVYVVHGNLEFEIGGLQYPIESLPLEIIIIGILTAVVALALISFPVLYKIKLNRIMKKNQDVLDRLRTLQKELLAIQALSKSEGVPSSHVNLLCRSVVLSNNVTIDADDVRIAYSQIKLGKALGNGAFGKVYEASLQSLENEAPRKVAIKTMKDASDPSVTIKFLEEGLIMKDFDHTNVLGLIGLTFDPQGNPLVILPLMRNGDLKSFLKKAPVEVKNNLVQLTTFAMDAAKGMEYLSGRNFVHRDLAARNCMIDENLIVKIADFGLSRDMNESDYYISTDVKAKLPVKWMAPESIGKRVYNHKTDVWSFGVLLWEIFSHGERPYIYVANRDMYYHLEQGNRLFRPPACHQDMYKIMLDCWGKDPKQRPSFSVLVRNLASHKAMEETNAAAVQSLDEPDDEIMHSYFLNTTNPTNSYLELEPEPSDEPGSSCTADDNVVSIEMDTITSRSDENICTQEATTEDYVNESVIKLRTKASVT; this is translated from the exons ATGATTTGTAGCTTCTGTCTTAATGTCAGAAATTATATGAAAAAGAAAA ATAATGTGACCATGATATTGAATGTTCACTCAACTGAAACAGGTGTGAAGTTTGTCTCCACAAAATATGACTTTTATGAGTGTGACAATCATAAAAT GTGTGTAGCTTGTACCAATAGCAGCTGGGCTTGTGATTGGTGTATCTATAGCAACATATGTACCCATGACAACAGCACATGCAGTGAGGATGGGCCAGCTAGCATCATTGGTGGTGTCAAT AATCCCAGCAGTGGTCCTGATGATGGCTTTGAGTTCTGTCCACAACTAGCACCTCAAACTAAAGATGTTCTTGTAGCTGTTGGTGTTGAAAGACTTATTGAAGTGACAATCTACAACTTACCACCAGATAAG GTTAATGATTATGGTTGTATACTAAATGTAGAAGGAAAAGAGCAAGAAACAAGTGCCTCACGAGCTGGAAATCTTATCACATGTGGTGCTAAAGCT TATTCATATGATCAAGAAGTTAACATGCTGGATGTAAGGTTGACTTTGGTATGGAACATGAACGGCGATGATGACAGAAAAGTTGATGATTATATGGATTTGATG ACATGGTTGTACTTTGCTGCAGTTGCTTTATACAAATGTGAAGTTGGACGTCCAGATTGCAGTCGTTGCCTTTCAAATATCACCACTATGCCAGAGCTTGGATGTGGATGGTGTCAAACAGATCGTATTTGTAGTGTACGAGACAGCTCAGAATGTACAGGAACCTGGAtacctccaaacaccaacatgaaCTGCCCAAGTCCCATGCTTACTGGG GTTTCACCACCTTCTGGCCCTTTTGAAGGGGACACCATAATTGCTGTGTCTGGAACTGATTTAGGACAAAAATTTGCTGACATTTTATCTGTGGAAGTTGGTGGAGCAGCATGCAGTACAGAAGGTTTAGAGGATATCTACATGACTGGCAGCAG TGTTGGTTGCAGAACTATGGCAGGTGAAACAGATGCTGAAGCCGAAATTGTTGTTAAAGTTATGGGATCTGATGGGACTCCTCAGTATAGCACTGGAGAGGTTATTTTTACATACAGG GACCCATCAATTTCTTCCTTTGAGCCTGCTGAAGGACCAGCTGATGGTGGTACTCTCGTGAATATAGAAGGCATGTATCTGGATGCAGGGTATAAAATCACTGGCATGATTGGACCCAATAACTGCATTGTGGACAA GAACACCATCACTGAGACATCAGCAACATGTCGTACAGGCAAAGGTACTGCAGGCGAATCACATactgtaaaaatgtattttgatggAGCAGAAAGAGAATCCGAAGATACGTTCACATTCCGTCCAAATCCTCAAGTATTTGACGTTCAACCAAGAGCAAGTATACAAAG TGGTGGTCGAAAAGTGACGGTCACAGGAGCCAATCTACGCCTTGCACAGGATCCAGTGATGATAGTGTACTCAGAAGATACAAATTTCACAGAT AGTTGTGATGTTATGAATGATACCATAATGCACTGCAAAACACCTAAAACAGATGTGAAGTACCAGGAATTAATGATGAGAACATCAAACAGAAAGAAGCGTGCAGCAGAAGAACCTACCAAGCTGGAGTTTGGTTTTCTCATTGGCGATGTCCAAAGTCTGCAAGATTGGTCATCAAAGAACAATGTGACTCTTGATATCTATGTGGATCCTACGTATGAAAAATTTAAAGCTAACCCAGACAAATACAATGGTTCAATTCTTATCTTGATG GGTCAAAATCTTGACTATGCCAGTAGTAAGGAGGATGTAAAGGTCTATGTTGGTCGTGAGGAGGGACATGTGCAGAGTCTAGATGAGACTACATTGACATGTAAAATTCCAGAAACAGATCCAGGAGCTGGAGACTTCAAAGGAAACCAAACAGAACAGGGATATCCTTATGTATAT GTTGTACATGGAAACTTAGAGTTCGAAATTGGTGGGTTACAATATCCTATTGAATCATTGCCACTTGAAATCATCATCATCGGTATCTTGACTGCAGTTGTTGCCTTAGCTTTAATTAGTTTTCCTGTCTTGTACAAGATAAAATTGAACAGAATTATGAAGAAAAACCAAGACGTTTTGGACAGATTAAGGACTTTGCAAAAAG AACTACTAGCAATCCAAGCCTTGAGTAAAAGCGAAGGGGTACCTAGCAGCCATGTAAACCTACTATGCCGTTCTGTGGTTCTATCGAACAATGTCACCATTGATGCAGATGATGTTAGAATAGCATATAGTCAGATCAAACTAGGGAAAGCACTCGGAAATG GTGCATTTGGAAAGGTATATGAGGCCTCGCTACAATCATTGGAAAACGAAGCCCCACGCAAAGTTGCTATCAAAACAATGAAAG ATGCTTCTGATCCTTCGGTTACTATCAAATTCCTTGAAGAGGGTTTAATCATGAAGGATTTTGACCATACCAATGTTTTAGGATTGATtgggttgacctttgacccacaaGGAAATCCGTTAGTCATTCTTCCACTAATGAGGAACGGGGACTTAAAATCATTCCTCAAAAAAGCACCCGTG GAGGTAAAGAATAATTTAGTCCAGCTTACGACGTTTGCCATGGATGCTGCTAAAGGGATGGAATATCTTTCTGGTAGGAACTTCGTACACAGAGATTTGGCTGCAAGGAACTGCAT GATTGACGAGAACCTAATAGTAAAGATCGCTGACTTTGGGTTGTCTCGTGATATGAAtgaatctgattattacatcagTACAGACGTGAAAGCTAAGTTGCCTGTGAAATGGATGGCACCAGAAAGCATCGGCAAAAGAGTCTACAATCACAAAACAGATGTG TGGTCTTTTGGGGTACTGCTTTGGGAAATCTTCTCTCATGGTGAGCGACCATATATATATGTTGCTAACCGAGATATGTATTACCACCTGGAGCAAGGAAACCGATTGTTTCGACCTCCAGCATGCCACCAAGATAT GTATAAAATAATGCTGGACTGCTGGGGAAAAGATCCAAAGCAGCGACCTAGCTTCAGTGTGCTTGTGCGCAACTTAGCAAGTCACAAAGCCATGGAAGAAACAAACGCCGCCGCCGTTCAAAGCTTAGACGAACCAGATGATGAGATAATGCATTCATACTTCCTGAATACGACGAACCCAACCAACTCATATTTGGAATTGGAACCGGAGCCCTCTGATGAGCCGGGGTCATCTTGTACAGCCGATGATAACGTGGTCAGCATCGAGATGGATACCATCACTTCTAGAAGCGATGAAAACATCTGCACTCAGGAGGCTACTACAGAAGACTATGTCAATGAAAGTGTCATCAAATTGCGAACAAAAGCTTCCGTTACCTAA